TATCGCGATATCGGCGCCATGCTCGGCGAGCGTGACCGCGATCGCCTTGCCGATTCCCTTCGAGCCACCCGTGACGATCGCGACTTTGCCCGTGACCGAAAAATCGACTTTCATCTGCTGCGACCCTTATTTTGCGTTGGCTAACTGGCTGAGAGTCCCCAGGCCCTGCTTGGCGAGATCGGGCCGCACGATTTCGATCGGATCGCGGAGGTCATCGACGTAACCGAGTGAGTACGCCCCGAGCTGATAGCCGATAAGCCGCAGCAAATCGACGGGCAGCGTGCGCGCGATCTCGATCGGCAGCGACAGGTACTGATTCTCTTCCTGTCTCAACCACGAGACGTTGTATTGAATCGTGATACCGACGCGCGTCGCGTCCGATTGATTCGCGCCGGCGCCGTGATAAGTCGTTCCGGCGTACATCAGCAGCGAGCCCTTGCGCATTTCCGCGGGCACAGTGTCCGCCGCAGTGAGCTGCAGCCGATCGTCGAACCTGTGACTTCCAGGAACGATTCGGGTCGCGCCGTTTTCGGCGGTGAAGTCGGTCATGGCCCACATCGTGGCGAGCGAGATCGGATAGTCCTTCGGAAATGGAAACATGTCCCAGGCCCATTGATCGCGATGAATTATCTGCGCCGGCTCTCCAACTCCCACCGCGATCACCTGCGAAACGTGCATCTGGTAGCTGCGCGCGTGACTGAAATACTTTTTGGCGGCGCCGAGCACCAGAGGATTCATCACCAGCTCGCGGCCGTGCGGCGAACGCGCGACCAGTCCGCCTGTGCGTCGCGTACGCCGTCCCGTGAACGAATCGTCGCCGAGGGGAGTCTTATCCATCCAGGGTCGCATCTCGGCAGCGACCTGGTCCATGAAATCCGGCGCGACAGCGCGATCGACGATGACGGCCCCGGCGCTCTCGATGGCGGCCAATATATCTTCGCAAGTCGTGTCAGCTTCAAGATGCGGAATAGTCATCGGCGCACCTCCATCAGGGATTGATATCACTGACTAGTCAGATCGAGCTAACGATGCACGAAGGTCAATTGAATATCGAGCGCAGCCGGAGTAATTTGTCGTCAGCCGATCAGGCGGCTACCTGTCCGCGGAGAGGGCCTAGCCCACCACAGTTATACAAGTTCACGTAACTCTTCTGCCCGTTAGCGGACGCCGGGCGCGGAGGAAGGGTTATGTCTACGAGTCAAGTTCCCGCCAAAGTCCTGCCCGCGCATCCGAGCGAAGAGCATCTTCGCAAGGAAGCCAAGCGCCTCTCGCGCGACGAAGGCATCCAGCTCGCCGCCGCACAGCGCCAGCTCGCGCACGATTACGGCTATAAGAATTGGGCCGCGCTGATCGCGATGGTCCAGGGGATACCAGCCAGCGGAGGCAGCAACGGCGATGACGATCCGTCGCAGCCAGCCGCTCCGCCTCCGGCGCAGGACAGCGGTGGCAATCTTCGTCTGCCGCTGATCGCGTTGCGCGAGTTGGTCGCATTCCCTCACGTCTCCTACCCAATTTTTGTGGGACGCTCGAAATCGATTGCGGCGGTATCGTCTGCCGAGCAGCGACGGATCCCCTTGGTCATGGTGACGCAGAAGGATGGGCACGAGGAGGACCTTTCAAAAGCTGAAATCTACGAGCTTGGCGTTATCGGATCGATCACCCGACTGCTGCGTCTGCCCGATGGGACGATAAAGATGATGGTCGAAGCAAAGCGCCGCGTATGCGTCAGCGGCGTCACACTTCAGGATGGTTTCTTTTCAGCGGAGGCGAAAGAAATCGAAGAAACTGTAGTCAGTTCCGAACGGATAGTGGATCTTCTCAAAGATGTGATTTCCGCTCTTACTGACAAGCGACTCAAGATTGCCGACGAGCTTAACAACGAGATCCTGCCGGTCTCAGCAACGACAGATGACGGCGCCGCAGTGATCTCAGACCGAATCGCGAGCGAATTACGGATGGACCTGGAGTCGAAGCAGGAGCTGCTCGAAACCCTCGATCCTGCGGTGCGACTCGAGAAGCTGCTCGCACATCTGCGAGCCGAAAGCTGAGGCGGCGATCCTCTTCGCCAGAATCGCTCTTTCGGGAGCGCGCAAAGACCTGTATCTGAAATCCCGATGGGGTCTGGCGAAGAGGATTCCGCGCACGAGGCGCGCGCTGCGGGACTCACGCAGCTTCCGAATGCGCTCAGCGCGTCGCGCTTTGTGCTCGCCGGCATCTGGATCGCGCTCGTTGCGCGGGGTGTCGCGCCGCGCGCGCCCTATATCGCGCTGGTGCTCGGGGCGTGGGCTACAGACTATCTCGATGGACAACTGGCGCGCCGCTTCGATGTCGCGAGCGGCCTCGGTCGTTGGCTCGATGCGATCGCGGACGTGACCTTTGTGCTCGCCGCGATCGTCTCGGGCGCGGCGCTGGGCGCCGTTCCGTATTACATCCCGTTTCTGATTGCGGCGTCGTTCACGCAGTATGCTGTCGATTCGACATTGATCGCGCGCGCGGGAAGCGGTCCGATTCGCAGCCGCCTCGGCCATCTCGGTGGCATGATCAACTATGCGATCGTGATCGTGCTCGCGGTGATGCCGCCGCCTGCTCTGCCGGGCCTGATACTAAAAGATATTTGTCCGCTGATTGCGATCTTATATATTGCCGCGATGTCCGAACGCGCGTGGCTCTTGTATCGATCGCGATGAAACCGAATCACTCTCGACTTGGAATCGTGTAAAGCTTTCCGAGTTGGGAAACCTTACCGCGAGGCCATCGTGCACGCGCCGGGATTCGTCGCACCCAGCGCCGCGAACTGATTTGAGCCCTGATTTTGCGCGTACTTTTCCTGGCTATCGATCGAAGTGTGAACATCTACTGAAGTACAGATTCCAAACACTCTGCAACAGCCGGCGAAGAGCACGATCGATGCAAACACGCACAGAATCGAGGCAAATACGCATAGAATCTTGATCATGGGCGACCTCCGCCGGCGCTCTCCGGGCATCGTGGGAGGATAGGTTGAGCAAGAACCGTGCGCGGTTCTTGCCTGACGGAGTTTTGCGGCAAGGACCGATCGATTCACTGCAGCGTCAGCGTATGCGAGCGCCGCGACAGTCGCGCCGCTCTGCATCTTTGCTCTCCTCCTGAGCGTCGGAGGGTTGGTGCCCGGTGTCTTGATTGGGTGACCGGCCTTTATCGCTACACGAGTCGCGGCCAACAATTTGGACTTGTGCACGAAACGCCCTTGGGAGCAAATTCGACCGATGAACAAGGCGCCAACCGCGGCTGACGAATTGTTCAACGCGATCTGCCAGCGCGTTCCCGATGCGATGGAGAAGCACAAGGTGCCCGGCGTCGCGCTCGGGATCACCTGCGACGGCGCCGAGTTCATGCGCGGCTTCGGTGTCACCAACGCTGCACATCCGCTGCCGGTCAACGAGCGCACGCTCTTTCAGATCGGATCGATCACCAAGACCTTCACCGCGACCGCCGCGATGCGCCTGGTCGAGGCCGGCACTGCGCGACGAGATCTCTCAGGATGTCGTTTATCAGCAGCTGGCCGTTTATCTGATTGGTCGTGATCGCGATCGCGAAATTGCGCTCCGGCAACAGCGTCAGATTCGAGATCTGTCCGTAAGTGTCGCCCCCGTGGAAAACGCGGCGCGGACCTACAGCGCCGCGCTAAGCGACCTGGAAGTCAAGCTCGAAGGCGGCAAGCTCACGGTTCAGGCCCGTTCCAAAGGCGGCTTTCCCAAGTCGGATGTTCGGCCGCCCAATAATCAACCGCCGCCCTTCCAGATTGATTTCGTGGAGGCCGATCGGTTCGCGATCTCCGAGCAACCATTGAGGCAAGCGGTGGGAGAGTTCCTGCGTGACCGCAACGGCGCGATCGAATGGATGCACTGGGGCGGGCGCATTCACGCTCGTAAGAAGAGCAGCTAACGGTAAATAGTCGCCCTCTCCGAAATCTTCAGGACACGCCGCAAGGAGTTATCTCGCTGACCTCACGCTGGATGAAACCGTTCTTTAGGCAATCCCCTGGGCAACAGCGCCGCTCCCTTTTCTCCGGAGAAGAACCGAGAGACTATTGTCGCGACTTCATCGAGGGCCGGCAGGAATGCGTGCATATCAGTAGCCGTCATTCCACGCTGGATCGGATGGAAGTAGGAAACGTCCTCGGGAGTAAGCTCTACTGAGGCAATACCATTTAAGCGAGCGGAAATCACCGGAACGACGTCATCTCCGGGTCCCTTCGTGGCGTTGTCAAAATCATACCAGCACTCTGGCTTGGCGCTCACTTGAACCTGGATTGGGACCGCGTCCGGTTTGTTCCCAAATATTATTAACTGGTCATCCGCGAGAATCTTGAATGCGGGGTCGGTCGGAAGCGGCAAACTAATCAGGACCTTTTTCGCAGCCGTGAGATGCAATTGCTGGACATCGAACCCACTATTGTTAGGGTCTGGTTCTACAGTGTTTTTTTGCCAATTAGTTTCATCAAAAACGTCAATCGCATCCGCTCCACGAACGACTGCGTTTGGAAACAGCGGCAGCAGTTCATAGACGGAAGGAAACGTGCGCGCCAGCTTGCGCATCTCCTTGCGCCCGCCAAACCAGCTCACTTCTCCACTAATAAGTGCGACTGCCGCGTCGAGAGAGCCAAGATGAGGTGTGGCAATGAATACGATGCGGCCGATCGGCGGCGGAGTCTTCGCTCCGGAATTTTGCCAGGCTTCGAGGAAGGCCCTCAACACCAAACCGCCCATGCTATGAACGGCAAAATCGAAAAGATGATCCCATCCTTTTATCGACGACATCGTCTTTTGCTGAAGCCGCTTGACAAAGACCACCAGGTCTTCGGCGCTTTGCGCGATTGAATATCGCCAATCATAGGGAAAGACATAGGCGGGGGTATTCAGCCGCCCCTGGAGCGCACTAGCCAATGGTGCATATGCAATCTCCAGGAGTTGCGAGGATCTCGTGACTACCAAGTCGCTGAAATCGGCTTGAGCGCGATCATCGAGCGCCAGGCTCTTGAAATCAGGCGGAGTGAACTTCTCGCCGACGATCGTCAGAGTCGACCAGGTGGTTTGAGGCGCAATCGGATAGGTATTCTGAAGCGCGGTTCCCTGGATGCCTGGAACGATTATACAGGGTCTAGTCAGAGGCACGATTCACTCCTCCCTGAAAGTGCAGCACTGGCTTTCTCTCGAACACCGCATGCATATCCGATTGCCCCCTGAATAGCTATTCGGCCGACCTCTTCAAGATGTGCCGAGCGCGCAACTGCTTAAAGTTCCTGCACTTGAAGATTTTCGCGGATGAGCGCAGATCTACTTACCGATCGGTTAATTTCGTCGATATCGCCGGGGAGACACTGCTATGAGCGACGAGAAGCTCAACGAGATTGTTGTCGAACGCAACCTGATCATTCCGCTCAGCGATGGCGCAGAGCTGGGCGCCGATCTTTATCGCCCTGCCGGCGA
This genomic interval from Candidatus Binataceae bacterium contains the following:
- a CDS encoding phytanoyl-CoA dioxygenase family protein, which translates into the protein MTIPHLEADTTCEDILAAIESAGAVIVDRAVAPDFMDQVAAEMRPWMDKTPLGDDSFTGRRTRRTGGLVARSPHGRELVMNPLVLGAAKKYFSHARSYQMHVSQVIAVGVGEPAQIIHRDQWAWDMFPFPKDYPISLATMWAMTDFTAENGATRIVPGSHRFDDRLQLTAADTVPAEMRKGSLLMYAGTTYHGAGANQSDATRVGITIQYNVSWLRQEENQYLSLPIEIARTLPVDLLRLIGYQLGAYSLGYVDDLRDPIEIVRPDLAKQGLGTLSQLANAK
- a CDS encoding LON peptidase substrate-binding domain-containing protein — protein: MSTSQVPAKVLPAHPSEEHLRKEAKRLSRDEGIQLAAAQRQLAHDYGYKNWAALIAMVQGIPASGGSNGDDDPSQPAAPPPAQDSGGNLRLPLIALRELVAFPHVSYPIFVGRSKSIAAVSSAEQRRIPLVMVTQKDGHEEDLSKAEIYELGVIGSITRLLRLPDGTIKMMVEAKRRVCVSGVTLQDGFFSAEAKEIEETVVSSERIVDLLKDVISALTDKRLKIADELNNEILPVSATTDDGAAVISDRIASELRMDLESKQELLETLDPAVRLEKLLAHLRAES
- a CDS encoding CDP-alcohol phosphatidyltransferase family protein, producing MGSGEEDSAHEARAAGLTQLPNALSASRFVLAGIWIALVARGVAPRAPYIALVLGAWATDYLDGQLARRFDVASGLGRWLDAIADVTFVLAAIVSGAALGAVPYYIPFLIAASFTQYAVDSTLIARAGSGPIRSRLGHLGGMINYAIVIVLAVMPPPALPGLILKDICPLIAILYIAAMSERAWLLYRSR
- a CDS encoding serine hydrolase domain-containing protein, with amino-acid sequence MNKAPTAADELFNAICQRVPDAMEKHKVPGVALGITCDGAEFMRGFGVTNAAHPLPVNERTLFQIGSITKTFTATAAMRLVEAGTARRDLSGCRLSAAGRLSDWS